From a single Phalacrocorax aristotelis chromosome 1, bGulAri2.1, whole genome shotgun sequence genomic region:
- the ATP1A1 gene encoding sodium/potassium-transporting ATPase subunit alpha-1 isoform X1, whose product MGKGVGRDKYEPTATSEHGTKKKKKGKKERDMDELKKEVSMDDHKLSLDELHRKYGTDLSRGLTSARAAEILARDGPNSLTPPPTTPEWVKFCRQLFGGFSLLLWIGAILCFLAYGIQSVMEEEPNNDNLYLGVVLAAVVIITGCFSYYQEAKSSKIMESFKNMVPQQALVVRNGEKISINAEGVVVGDLVEVKGGDRIPADLRIISAHGCKVDNSSLTGESEPQTRSPDFSNENPLETRNIAFFSTNCVEGTARGIVISTGDRTVMGRIASLASGLEGGKTPIAMEIEHFIHLITGVAVFLGVSFFILSLILEYTWLEAVIFLIGIIVANVPEGLLATVTVCLTLTAKRMARKNCLVKNLEAVETLGSTSTICSDKTGTLTQNRMTVAHMWFDNQIHEADTTENQSGASFDKSSATWSALSRVAGLCNRAVFQANQENVPILKRAVAGDASESALLKCIELCCGSVKEMRERYPKVVEIPFNSTNKYQLSIHKNANPSESRYLLVMKGAPERILDRCSTILIHGKEQPLDEEMKDAFQNAYLELGGLGERVLGFCHLALPDDQFPEGFQFDTDDMNFPVDKLCFVGLMSMIDPPRAAVPDAVGKCRSAGIKVIMVTGDHPITAKAIAKGVGIISEGNETVEDIAARLNIPVSQVNPRDAKACVVHGSDLKDMTSEQLDDILIHHTEIVFARTSPQQKLIIVEGCQRQGAIVAVTGDGVNDSPALKKADIGVAMGIAGSDVSKQAADMILLDDNFASIVTGVEEGRLIFDNLKKSIAYTLTSNIPEITPFLIFIIANIPLPLGTVTILCIDLGTDMVPAISLAYEQAESDIMKRQPRNPKTDKLVNERLISMAYGQIGMIQALGGFFTYFVIMAENGFWPSGLLGLRVQWDDRWVNDVEDSYGQQWTYEQRKIVEFTCHTAFFVSIVVVQWADLIICKTRRNSVFQQGMKNKILIFGLFEETALAAFLSYCPGMDVALRMYPLKPTWWFCAFPYSLLIFLYDEVRKLIIRRNPGGWVEKETYY is encoded by the exons GTTGGAAGAGACAAGTATGAGCCTACTGCTACATCAGAGCATGGcacaaagaagaagaaaaaggggaagaaggagagggacATGGATGAACTTAAAAAGGAAGTCTCAATG gACGACCACAAGCTGAGCCTTGATGAACTTCATCGTAAATATGGAACAGACTTGAGTCGG GGTTTGACTTCTGCACGTGCAGCTGAGATTTTGGCTCGTGATGGCCCAAATTCCCTCACGCCCCCCCCCACCACTCCTGAATGGGTCAAGTTCTGTCGGCAGCTCTTCGGAGGATTCTCGCTCCTCTTGTGGATTGGTGCTATTCTATGTTTTCTGGCTTACGGCATACAAAGTGTGATGGAGGAGGAGCCCAACAATGATAAT CTGTACCTGGGTGTTGTGTTGGCAGCTGTGGTTATCATTACTGGCTGTTTCTCTTATTACCAAGAAGCAAAAAGTTCCAAGATCATGGAGTCCTTCAAGAACATGGTGCCTCAG CAAGCTCTTGTAGTCAGAAATGGTGAGAAGATCAGCATAAATGCTGAAGGTGTTGTAGTTGGAGATCTAGTGGAGGTGAAAGGAGGAGACAGAATTCCAGCTGACCTTCGGATAATATCTGCACATGGTTGCAAG GTGGATAACTCCTCACTTACTGGTGAATCAGAGCCTCAGACCAGGTCTCCAGACTTCTCCAATGAGAACCCGCTGGAGACCAGGAACATTGCCTTCTTTTCCACTAACTGTGTGGAAG GCACTGCCCGTGGCATTGTCATTAGCACTGGGGATCGCACTGTGATGGGCCGCATTGCCAGTCTGGCTTCTGGACTGGAAGGTGGGAAAACTCCAATTGCCATGGAGATTGAGCACTTTATCCACCTCATCACTGGAGTGGCTGTGTTCCTGGGTGTCTCCTTCTTCATCCTTTCACTCATTCTTGAGTACACATGGCTTGAGGCTGTGATCTTTCTCATTGGGATCATTGTCGCCAATGTCCCTGAGGGGCTGCTTGCAACAGTTACG GTATGTCTGACGTTAACAGCCAAGCGTATGGCTCGTAAGAACTGTTTGGTGAAGAACCTGGAAGCTGTGGAAACCCTGGGCTCCACATCCACTATCTGTTCTGACAAAACAGGCACTCTGACACAGAACCGCATGACGGTTGCACACATGTGGTTTGACAATCAGATTCACGAGGCTGATACTACAGAGAACCAGAGTG GTGCTTCCTTTGACAAGAGCTCAGCTACTTGGAGTGCTTTGTCCAGAGTTGCAGGTCTCTGCAACCGTGCTGTGTTTCAGGCCAACCAGGAAAATGTACCAATTCTTAAG AGAGCAGTTGCGGGAGATGCCTCCGAATCTGCCCTTCTGAAATGCATTGAATTGTGCTGTGGTTCTGTCAAGGAGATGAGAGAAAGGTATCCCAAAGTGGTGGAAATACCATTTAACTCTACCAACAAGTACCAG CTGTCTATCCACAAAAATGCAAATCCATCAGAATCCCGTTACTTGCTGGTGATGAAGGGAGCTCCAGAGAGGATCTTGGATCGCTGCAGCACCATTCTTATTCATGGCAAAGAGCAACCACTGGATGAGGAAATGAAAGATGCTTTTCAGAATGCCTACCTTGAGTTGGGAGGCCTCGGGGAGAGAGTGTTAG GATTCTGTCACTTGGCTCTGCCTGATGATCAGTTCCCTGAAGGCTTCCAGTTTGATACGGACGACATGAACTTTCCTGTAGACAAACTCTGCTTTGTAGGACTGATGTCTATGATTGACCCTCCtcgtgctgctgtgccagatgctGTTGGCAAGTGCAGAAGTGCTGGAATCAAG GTTATTATGGTTACTGGAGACCATCCCATCACAGCCAAAGCCATTGCCAAGGGTGTTGGCATCATCTCTGAGGGCAATGAAACAGTAGAAGATATTGCTGCTCGACTCAACATTCCTGTCAGCCAGGTCAACCCTAG GGATGCCAAAGCTTGTGTTGTTCATGGCTCAGATTTGAAGGACATGACTAGTGAGCAACTGGATGACATCCTGATTCATCATACAGAAATTGTCTTTGCCAGGACATCTCCTCAGCAGAAGCTTATAATTGTGGAAGGCTGTCAGCGACAG GGTGCCATTGTAGCAGTCACAGGTGATGGTGTGAATGATTCCCCAGCCCTGAAGAAGGCTGACATTGGTGTTGCTATGGGTATTGCTGGCTCAGATGTCTCCAAGCAGGCAGCTGATATGATTCTACTGGATGATAACTTTGCCTCCATTGTCACTGGGGTTGAAGAAG GGCGTCTGATCTTTGATAACCTGAAGAAGTCTATTGCTTACACCTTGACTAGTAACATTCCTGAAATCACGCCGTTCCTGATCTTCATCATTGCAAACATACCCCTTCCACTGGGAACAGTCACCATCCTCTGTATTGACTTGGGCACCGACATG GTCCCTGCTATCTCCCTGGCATATGAGCAAGCAGAGAGTGACATCATGAAGAGGCAGCCCAGAAATCCAAAAACAGACAAGCTGGTGAATGAACGGCTGATCAGCATGGCCTATGGGCAGATTG GTATGATCCAGGCCCTTGGAGGTTTCTTCACCTATTTTGTAATCATGGCAGAGAATGGGTTCTGGCCTTCTGGCTTGCTGGGGCTCAGAGTTCAGTGGGATGACCGATGGGTTAACGATGTGGAAGACAGCTATGGGCAGCAATGG ACCTACGAACAGAGGAAGATAGTGGAGTTCACTTGCCATACAGCCTTCTTTGTCAGCATTGTGGTTGTGCAGTGGGCAGACTTGATCATTTGTAAGACCCGAAGAAACTCTGTCTTCCAGCAGGGGATGAA GAACAAGATCTTAATATTTGGCCTCTTTGAGGAGACTGCTCTGGCTGCCTTCCTCTCTTACTGCCCTGGGATGGATGTTGCTCTAAGGATGTACCCTCTCAA GCCGACCTGGTGGTTCTGCGCTTTCCCATACTCCCTCCTCATATTCCTGTATGATGAAGTCAGAAAGCTCATTATCAGACGCAACCCTGGTG GTTGGGTGGAAAAAGAGACCTACTACTAA
- the ATP1A1 gene encoding sodium/potassium-transporting ATPase subunit alpha-1 isoform X2, translating to MDELKKEVSMDDHKLSLDELHRKYGTDLSRGLTSARAAEILARDGPNSLTPPPTTPEWVKFCRQLFGGFSLLLWIGAILCFLAYGIQSVMEEEPNNDNLYLGVVLAAVVIITGCFSYYQEAKSSKIMESFKNMVPQQALVVRNGEKISINAEGVVVGDLVEVKGGDRIPADLRIISAHGCKVDNSSLTGESEPQTRSPDFSNENPLETRNIAFFSTNCVEGTARGIVISTGDRTVMGRIASLASGLEGGKTPIAMEIEHFIHLITGVAVFLGVSFFILSLILEYTWLEAVIFLIGIIVANVPEGLLATVTVCLTLTAKRMARKNCLVKNLEAVETLGSTSTICSDKTGTLTQNRMTVAHMWFDNQIHEADTTENQSGASFDKSSATWSALSRVAGLCNRAVFQANQENVPILKRAVAGDASESALLKCIELCCGSVKEMRERYPKVVEIPFNSTNKYQLSIHKNANPSESRYLLVMKGAPERILDRCSTILIHGKEQPLDEEMKDAFQNAYLELGGLGERVLGFCHLALPDDQFPEGFQFDTDDMNFPVDKLCFVGLMSMIDPPRAAVPDAVGKCRSAGIKVIMVTGDHPITAKAIAKGVGIISEGNETVEDIAARLNIPVSQVNPRDAKACVVHGSDLKDMTSEQLDDILIHHTEIVFARTSPQQKLIIVEGCQRQGAIVAVTGDGVNDSPALKKADIGVAMGIAGSDVSKQAADMILLDDNFASIVTGVEEGRLIFDNLKKSIAYTLTSNIPEITPFLIFIIANIPLPLGTVTILCIDLGTDMVPAISLAYEQAESDIMKRQPRNPKTDKLVNERLISMAYGQIGMIQALGGFFTYFVIMAENGFWPSGLLGLRVQWDDRWVNDVEDSYGQQWTYEQRKIVEFTCHTAFFVSIVVVQWADLIICKTRRNSVFQQGMKNKILIFGLFEETALAAFLSYCPGMDVALRMYPLKPTWWFCAFPYSLLIFLYDEVRKLIIRRNPGGWVEKETYY from the exons ATGGATGAACTTAAAAAGGAAGTCTCAATG gACGACCACAAGCTGAGCCTTGATGAACTTCATCGTAAATATGGAACAGACTTGAGTCGG GGTTTGACTTCTGCACGTGCAGCTGAGATTTTGGCTCGTGATGGCCCAAATTCCCTCACGCCCCCCCCCACCACTCCTGAATGGGTCAAGTTCTGTCGGCAGCTCTTCGGAGGATTCTCGCTCCTCTTGTGGATTGGTGCTATTCTATGTTTTCTGGCTTACGGCATACAAAGTGTGATGGAGGAGGAGCCCAACAATGATAAT CTGTACCTGGGTGTTGTGTTGGCAGCTGTGGTTATCATTACTGGCTGTTTCTCTTATTACCAAGAAGCAAAAAGTTCCAAGATCATGGAGTCCTTCAAGAACATGGTGCCTCAG CAAGCTCTTGTAGTCAGAAATGGTGAGAAGATCAGCATAAATGCTGAAGGTGTTGTAGTTGGAGATCTAGTGGAGGTGAAAGGAGGAGACAGAATTCCAGCTGACCTTCGGATAATATCTGCACATGGTTGCAAG GTGGATAACTCCTCACTTACTGGTGAATCAGAGCCTCAGACCAGGTCTCCAGACTTCTCCAATGAGAACCCGCTGGAGACCAGGAACATTGCCTTCTTTTCCACTAACTGTGTGGAAG GCACTGCCCGTGGCATTGTCATTAGCACTGGGGATCGCACTGTGATGGGCCGCATTGCCAGTCTGGCTTCTGGACTGGAAGGTGGGAAAACTCCAATTGCCATGGAGATTGAGCACTTTATCCACCTCATCACTGGAGTGGCTGTGTTCCTGGGTGTCTCCTTCTTCATCCTTTCACTCATTCTTGAGTACACATGGCTTGAGGCTGTGATCTTTCTCATTGGGATCATTGTCGCCAATGTCCCTGAGGGGCTGCTTGCAACAGTTACG GTATGTCTGACGTTAACAGCCAAGCGTATGGCTCGTAAGAACTGTTTGGTGAAGAACCTGGAAGCTGTGGAAACCCTGGGCTCCACATCCACTATCTGTTCTGACAAAACAGGCACTCTGACACAGAACCGCATGACGGTTGCACACATGTGGTTTGACAATCAGATTCACGAGGCTGATACTACAGAGAACCAGAGTG GTGCTTCCTTTGACAAGAGCTCAGCTACTTGGAGTGCTTTGTCCAGAGTTGCAGGTCTCTGCAACCGTGCTGTGTTTCAGGCCAACCAGGAAAATGTACCAATTCTTAAG AGAGCAGTTGCGGGAGATGCCTCCGAATCTGCCCTTCTGAAATGCATTGAATTGTGCTGTGGTTCTGTCAAGGAGATGAGAGAAAGGTATCCCAAAGTGGTGGAAATACCATTTAACTCTACCAACAAGTACCAG CTGTCTATCCACAAAAATGCAAATCCATCAGAATCCCGTTACTTGCTGGTGATGAAGGGAGCTCCAGAGAGGATCTTGGATCGCTGCAGCACCATTCTTATTCATGGCAAAGAGCAACCACTGGATGAGGAAATGAAAGATGCTTTTCAGAATGCCTACCTTGAGTTGGGAGGCCTCGGGGAGAGAGTGTTAG GATTCTGTCACTTGGCTCTGCCTGATGATCAGTTCCCTGAAGGCTTCCAGTTTGATACGGACGACATGAACTTTCCTGTAGACAAACTCTGCTTTGTAGGACTGATGTCTATGATTGACCCTCCtcgtgctgctgtgccagatgctGTTGGCAAGTGCAGAAGTGCTGGAATCAAG GTTATTATGGTTACTGGAGACCATCCCATCACAGCCAAAGCCATTGCCAAGGGTGTTGGCATCATCTCTGAGGGCAATGAAACAGTAGAAGATATTGCTGCTCGACTCAACATTCCTGTCAGCCAGGTCAACCCTAG GGATGCCAAAGCTTGTGTTGTTCATGGCTCAGATTTGAAGGACATGACTAGTGAGCAACTGGATGACATCCTGATTCATCATACAGAAATTGTCTTTGCCAGGACATCTCCTCAGCAGAAGCTTATAATTGTGGAAGGCTGTCAGCGACAG GGTGCCATTGTAGCAGTCACAGGTGATGGTGTGAATGATTCCCCAGCCCTGAAGAAGGCTGACATTGGTGTTGCTATGGGTATTGCTGGCTCAGATGTCTCCAAGCAGGCAGCTGATATGATTCTACTGGATGATAACTTTGCCTCCATTGTCACTGGGGTTGAAGAAG GGCGTCTGATCTTTGATAACCTGAAGAAGTCTATTGCTTACACCTTGACTAGTAACATTCCTGAAATCACGCCGTTCCTGATCTTCATCATTGCAAACATACCCCTTCCACTGGGAACAGTCACCATCCTCTGTATTGACTTGGGCACCGACATG GTCCCTGCTATCTCCCTGGCATATGAGCAAGCAGAGAGTGACATCATGAAGAGGCAGCCCAGAAATCCAAAAACAGACAAGCTGGTGAATGAACGGCTGATCAGCATGGCCTATGGGCAGATTG GTATGATCCAGGCCCTTGGAGGTTTCTTCACCTATTTTGTAATCATGGCAGAGAATGGGTTCTGGCCTTCTGGCTTGCTGGGGCTCAGAGTTCAGTGGGATGACCGATGGGTTAACGATGTGGAAGACAGCTATGGGCAGCAATGG ACCTACGAACAGAGGAAGATAGTGGAGTTCACTTGCCATACAGCCTTCTTTGTCAGCATTGTGGTTGTGCAGTGGGCAGACTTGATCATTTGTAAGACCCGAAGAAACTCTGTCTTCCAGCAGGGGATGAA GAACAAGATCTTAATATTTGGCCTCTTTGAGGAGACTGCTCTGGCTGCCTTCCTCTCTTACTGCCCTGGGATGGATGTTGCTCTAAGGATGTACCCTCTCAA GCCGACCTGGTGGTTCTGCGCTTTCCCATACTCCCTCCTCATATTCCTGTATGATGAAGTCAGAAAGCTCATTATCAGACGCAACCCTGGTG GTTGGGTGGAAAAAGAGACCTACTACTAA